A genomic region of Podarcis raffonei isolate rPodRaf1 chromosome 13, rPodRaf1.pri, whole genome shotgun sequence contains the following coding sequences:
- the LOC128400419 gene encoding olfactory receptor 1019-like, with translation MENFEISNRTAITTFTLLGFGNDPKLQIPFFMVFVIIYTVTVVGNIIIITLVVSDHHLHTPMYYFLGNLSCLETCYTSTLLPRMLASFLTGDRSISIGGCFTQLYWFGFLVVAECYLLAAMSYDRYLAICKPLHYATLMDGKLCFLLSAGSWLCGITVMTIVISLMSQLYYCGPSEIDHFFCELTPVINLSCSDTTLVTLVGLTVSAIDTIPSCLLTLMSYVCIIATILRIPSSTGRKKAFSTCSSHLIVVSIFYGSLIFVYALPKRKALREVDKIFSVFYTVLTPLINPLIYSLRNKEVKESLRRVISKCRLLE, from the coding sequence ATGGAGAATTTTGAAATAAGCAATAGAACAGCAATAACCACATTTACCCTTCTGGGATTTGGAAATGACCCAAAATTACAAATTCCATTCTTCATGGTGTTCGTAATCATCTACACTGTGACTGTGGTTGGAAACATCATAATCATCACTCTGGTAGTCTCTGATCATCACCTTCACACTCCTATGTACTACTTCCTTGGAAACTTGTCCTGCTTGGAGACCTGCTATACATCAACTCTCCTTCCCAGGATGTTAGCCAGCTTCCTGACAGGGGATAGAAGTATATCTATTGGTGGCTGTTTCACTCAGCTTTATTGGTTTGGATTCCTAGTTGTTGCTGAATGCTACCTGTTGGCTGCCATGTCCTATGATCGCTATTTAGCCATTTGTAAGCCCCTCCACTATGCCACTCTTATGGATGGGAAACTCTGCTTTCTCTTGTCAGCTGGGTCCTGGCTATGTGGGATTACCGTTATGACAATAGTAATAAGTTTAATGTCACAACTATATTACTGTGGTCCCAGTGAAATTGATCATTTCTTTTGTGAATTGACACCGGTGATTAATCTATCTTGCAGTGACACCACTTTGGTGACACTGGTGGGTCTTACAGTCTCAGCCATAGACACTATTCCTTCTTGTCTCTTGACACTGATGTCTTATGTGTGTATAATTGCCACCATCTTACGGATCCCATCTTCAACAGGGAGGAAAAAGGCCTTTTCAACCTGTTCTTCCCACCTTATTGTGGTTTCTATATTTTATGGATCCTTAATATTTGTATATGCACTTCCAAAAAGGAAAGCTCTGCGGGAAGTGGACAAAATCTTTTCAGTCTTCTACACAGTCTTAACCCCTCTAATCAATCCACTTATCTACAGCCTAAGGAACAAAGAGGTGAAGGAATCTTTACGGAGGGTCATAAGCAAATGCAGGCTTTTAGAATAA
- the LOC128400420 gene encoding olfactory receptor 1019-like yields the protein MGTQNWRNQTDFSEFILLGFSEVPELQLIFFLMFLLIYTVTMTGNLLIVVLIMCDQHLHTPMYFFLGNLSCLETFYSSTIVPRMLASFLTGERTIPMWGCFLQYYFFGSLVGSECYLLAAMSYDRYLAICKPLHYSALMNHTLCIQIMMGSCASCFLLNTITTCLMSQLSFCGPRILDHFFCDFTPVIKLACGDTQQMELMAFFLSSLIALAPFLLILVSYSLIISTVLRIPSNTGRRKAFSTCSSHLTVVIVFYGTLVIVYMFPKTNTLKDLNKVFSIFYTVLTPIVNPIVYCLRNREIKEAMSKLICQLLSFVRRSTFFHSSFG from the coding sequence ATGGGAACCCAGAACTGGAGGAACCAGACAGACTTTTCGGAATTCATTCTCTTGGGATTTAGTGAAGTTCCTGAACTACAGTTAATTTTCTTTTTGATGTTTCTTCTGATCTACACTGTGACCATGACTGGAAACCTTCTGATTGTTGTTCTTATCATGTGTGACCAGCATCTCCATACCCCCATGTACTTCTTTCTGGGAAATCTTTCATGCCTGGAGACCTTCTACAGCTCAACCATAGTACCCAGGATGCTAGCAAGTTTCTTGACTGGAGAGAGGACAATTCCTATGTGGGGCTGTTTTTTACAATATTATTTCTTCGGCTCTCTTGTGGGTTCAGAATGTTATCTGCTGGCTGCTATGTCTTATGATCGGTATTTAGCAATTTGCAAGCCTCTTCACTATTCAGCCTTAATGAATCATACATTGTGCATACAGATTATGATGGGATCATGTGCAAGCTGTTTTCTACTTAACACTATAACAACATGTTTGATGTCCCAGCTATCATTTTGTGGTCCTCGTATTCTTGATCATTTCTTCTGTGATTTCACCCCAGTTATAAAGCTTGCCTGTGGTGATACACAACAGATGGAATTAAtggctttcttcctttcttccctaaTAGCTCTAGCCCCATTTCTTTTGATTTTGGTGTCCTATAGTTTGATCATCTCCACTGTCCTAAGAATTCCATCAAACACAGGGAGACGAAAGGCCTTTTCCACTTGTTCATCCCATCTTACGGTGGTTATAGTTTTCTACGGAACCCTTGTCATTGTCTACATGTTTCCCAAAACAAACACATTGAAAGACCTGAACAAAGTCTTCTCCATCTTTTATACAGTTCTAACTCCCATTGTCAATCCCATTGTATATTGCCTGAGAAACAGAGAGATAAAGGAAGCTATGAGTAAGCTTATCTGTCAGTTGCTtagttttgtaaggagaagtaCATTTTTCCACAGCAGCTTTGGGTAG